In one Magallana gigas chromosome 7, xbMagGiga1.1, whole genome shotgun sequence genomic region, the following are encoded:
- the LOC105338780 gene encoding E3 ubiquitin-protein ligase RNF14 has translation MASGGDVGRYSQTHTWAPHHRNNYFEQSDEVLALESIYGENEMGLNILSRPETEADNEPKNGLFSVQMSVPIDTSDERVTVDVCVPLNELQNNVDFSKFKRSDSGMRIIGSVTVRHLYPISLTIVLPHEYPSSAPPKFTISCPWLTSLQMTSLCQAMDRLWEESMYMPVLFTWITWLQENVMNHLGLRNRIFLQDDLDEGDSRVISEQMPIEEAFTSMIRYDQQREEEEFAQSEQECGICFTQQAGSLFLRLRPCKHHFCRICVNEYCRTHIKEGNVLNLICPETDCKSEIPPPMVTANLTPEEYERYETLSLRKGLDCMGDIVWCPRCQNPVIQEKEEALRLGHCLGCVYSFCTDCQEPWHQGRCYSDILQEEEDEKLRQTKSEAMQKKRERLARLKEERLSREIIEKTTRPCPNCKMDISKMSGCNKVSCVYCNHSMCWGCGLDITKESYGHFSKCSLSVMHEEIIDAGNIYNDGGVNYVIRPFARAHQKEKNPIVVEIEVALAANPDEKINLIRCPFCKQKNLRKNQDNHIRCWNCTRSTCFQCKKAISENPITKHFSTPNLCKQHSS, from the exons ATGGCCTCGGGAGGAGATGTTGGTCGTTATTCGCAAACCCATACCTGGGCGCCACACCACAGGAATAATTATTTCGAACAAAGCGATGAG GTGTTAGCCCTGGAAtcaatatatggagaaaatgaGATGGGATTAAATATTCTTAGTCGCCCTGAAACTGAAGCTGACAATGAACCAAAAAATGGACTATTCTCAGTTCAG ATGTCTGTGCCAATTGATACATCAGATGAGAGAGTTACAGTGGACGTATGTGTGCCATTAAATGAACTACAAAATAATGTTGACTTCTCTAAATTCAAAAGATCCGACTCAG GAATGAGAATCATTGGTTCTGTAACTGTCAGACACTTGTATCCGATCAGCCTTACAATCGTGCTTCCTCATGAGTACCCCAGCAGTGCCCCTCCAAAGTTCACCATATCCTGCCCTTGGCTGACCTCTCTCCAGATGACCTCGCTATGTCAGGCCATGGACAGACTATGGGAGGAGTCCATGTATATGCCTGTTTTATTTACTTGGATCACATGGCTTCAGGAAAATGTCATGAA TCACCTTGGTTTGAGAAATAGAATATTTCTGCAAGATGATTTGGATGAAGGTGACAGTCGGGTTATATCTGAACAGATGCCAATTGAAGAGGCCTTCACAAGTATGATAAG GTATGACCAGCAGAGAGAGGAGGAGGAATTTGCACAGAGTGAACAGGAGTGTGGGATCTGTTTCACACAGCAAGCTGGCTCCTTGTTTCTAAGGTTACGACCATGTAAACACCACTTTTGTCGCATATGTGTCAACGAATACTGCAGGACGCATATAAAGGAGGGAAATGTTCTAAACTTAAT CTGCCCTGAAACAGACTGCAAATCAGAAATTCCTCCGCCCATGGTAACGGCAAACCTTACCCCTGAAGAGTATGAGAGATATGAGACACTTTCTCTCAGG AAGGGACTGGACTGTATGGGTGACATTGTATGGTGCCCCCGCTGTCAGAATCCGGTCATTCAGGAGAAGGAGGAGGCTCTGAGACTAGGTCACTGTCTTGGCTGTGTGTACAGCTTCTGTACCGACTGTCAGGAACCTTGGCACCAG GGAAGATGTTACTCGGATATATTACAGGAAGAAGAAGATGAGAAACTCAGACAAACAAAAAGTGAAGCAATGcagaaaaagagagaaagacTAGCCAGATTAAAAGAAGAAAGGCTTTCCcgtgaaataattgaaaaaactaCACGTCCATGCCCTAATTGTAAAATGGATATATCCAAAATGTCTGG gTGTAACAAAGTCAGTTGTGTGTATTGTAACCATTCGATGTGCTGGGGGTGTGGTTTAGATATCACCAAGGAATCATATGGACATTTCTCCAAATGTTCATTGAGTGTTATGCATGAGGAAATTATTGATGCCGgtaatatttacaatgatgGAGGAGTTAACTACGTAATACGACCTTTTGCACGTGCacatcaaaaagaaaaaaatccg ATTGTTGTAGAAATTGAAGTAGCCCTTGCAGCAAATCCAGATGAGAAGATAAATCTTATTCGTTGTCCTTTCTGCAAACAGAAAAATCTGAGAAAAAACCAGGACAACCATATCCGATGCTGGAATTGCACACGCAGTACTTGTTTTCAGTGCAAGAAGGCCATTTCTGAAAATCCGATTACTAAACATTTTTCTACTCCAAATCTCTGCAAACAACACTCCAGTTGA